One genomic segment of Bacteroidales bacterium includes these proteins:
- the ade gene encoding adenine deaminase, producing MKVSGRIIDIPNRRIFAGEITVENGKIASIEELEMAPEHFIMPGFIDSHVHIESSMVSPSNFAEIAVKHGTVATISDPHEIANVMGIEGVDFMIKNGKTVPFKFFFGAPSCVPSTSFETAGYTVDAEQVAKLMSSPDIWFLAEMMNSVGVVNDDKEIMDKIQSAIKVGKPIDGHAPLLSGEQLDKYVNAGISTDHECTNIEEAEEKISKGMKILIREGSAARDFDALYPLIDKYPNEVMLCTDDCHPDELMRGHINVKVKKAIELGVDLFKILQVACLNPVKHYKIPVGTLNVGDAADFIIVDDWRKMNVEQVYINGNLVFDEGKTLFESSPFVPINNFSRNKVSIEDIALNASSENIKVMVAKDGELLTDQILAKAKIENGKAVSDIENDILKIVVFSRYDNTKPGIGFIKGIGIKNGALACSVAHDSHNIIAVGTSDEHLVKAINKIVEGKGGLCAIDDASCEYLPLPLAGLMSDRKAQEVAAFYSVVNQKAKEMGTMLRAPFMTLAFMPLLVIPKLKISDKGLFDASKFEFTSVFA from the coding sequence ATGAAAGTTTCTGGAAGAATTATAGACATACCTAATCGCCGCATTTTTGCAGGAGAAATAACTGTTGAAAATGGAAAAATTGCATCTATTGAAGAATTAGAAATGGCTCCAGAGCATTTTATTATGCCCGGATTTATAGATTCTCATGTGCATATAGAAAGCTCAATGGTCTCGCCATCTAATTTTGCGGAAATAGCAGTGAAGCATGGAACAGTTGCAACTATCTCTGACCCGCATGAAATAGCAAATGTAATGGGAATTGAAGGCGTGGATTTCATGATTAAAAATGGAAAAACAGTTCCTTTTAAATTCTTTTTCGGCGCTCCGTCTTGTGTTCCTTCGACTAGCTTTGAAACAGCAGGATATACTGTTGATGCAGAACAGGTTGCAAAACTTATGAGTAGTCCAGATATTTGGTTTTTAGCTGAAATGATGAATAGCGTGGGAGTTGTAAATGACGACAAAGAAATAATGGATAAGATACAATCCGCAATAAAAGTGGGCAAGCCAATTGACGGACACGCTCCTTTGTTGTCTGGAGAGCAACTTGACAAATATGTTAATGCAGGAATTAGCACAGACCACGAATGCACAAATATTGAGGAAGCTGAAGAGAAAATTTCTAAAGGAATGAAAATATTAATTCGTGAAGGTAGCGCTGCAAGAGATTTTGACGCTCTTTATCCGCTAATTGACAAATACCCAAATGAAGTAATGCTTTGCACCGATGATTGCCACCCTGACGAGCTTATGCGTGGACACATAAACGTAAAGGTGAAAAAAGCTATAGAACTTGGAGTTGATTTGTTTAAAATACTGCAAGTTGCGTGCTTAAATCCAGTGAAACATTATAAAATTCCTGTTGGAACGCTAAATGTAGGCGATGCAGCAGATTTTATTATCGTTGACGATTGGCGGAAAATGAATGTGGAGCAAGTATATATAAATGGCAACTTGGTTTTCGATGAAGGCAAAACGCTTTTCGAGTCAAGTCCTTTTGTGCCAATTAATAATTTCTCACGCAATAAGGTTTCAATAGAAGACATAGCCTTGAATGCAAGCAGCGAAAATATTAAAGTAATGGTTGCAAAAGATGGAGAGTTGCTAACTGACCAGATTTTAGCAAAAGCAAAAATTGAAAATGGAAAAGCAGTTTCAGACATTGAAAACGATATTTTAAAAATTGTTGTTTTTAGCAGATATGATAATACTAAGCCCGGAATTGGCTTTATTAAAGGAATTGGAATTAAAAATGGAGCTTTAGCTTGCTCTGTTGCTCATGATAGCCATAATATAATTGCCGTTGGGACATCAGATGAGCATTTGGTGAAAGCAATAAATAAAATAGTTGAGGGGAAAGGCGGATTGTGTGCGATTGACGATGCTTCATGCGAATACCTGCCTCTGCCTTTAGCTGGACTTATGTCTGATAGAAAAGCTCAAGAAGTAGCCGCATTTTATAGTGTTGTAAATCAAAAAGCAAAAGAAATGGGAACGATGCTTAGGGCTCCTTTTATGACTTTAGCTTTTATGCCGCTATTGGTGATTCCAAAATTAAAAATTAGCGACAAAGGCTTGTTTGATGCAAGTAAATTTGAGTTTACAAGCGTTTTTGCATAG
- a CDS encoding transcription termination factor Rho: protein MQEKLNLEEMRLPELRKYASTLKIKNASSFRKTDLLQEIKNVLSKQSVVDTPAKKVAEEKEAISDYVVDNKESSEKQVKRKRINNSKIISDAADVAVKEPEQKLSVEKTVTEEKISLNPEAKVPKSEQIIKNKSQKDYNSKDFTFKKKKPWAKDNFVVGKHKEQANVSPQDEILLPFDDIDETRDENGKNIDTIQPAEATSSVEKNNQEKQPVATPQQNNKAHQEFFKLDGVVNAEGVLELVSEGYGFLRSSDYNYINSPDDVYVGQGLIKMFGLKTGDTIECSIRPPRDGEKYFTAVKIINVNGIEAEKIRDRIPFDFLTPLFPSKKFNLTGHPEETLTSRIIDLFSPIGKGQRGLIVAQPKTGKTVILKELANAIAYNHPEVYLIILLIDERPEEVTDMQRSVRAEVIASTFDEPAEKHVKIANIVLEKAKRLVESGHDVVILLDSITRLARAYNTVAPASGKVLSGGVESNALQKPKRFFGAARQIENGGSLTIIATALIDTGSKMDEVIFEEFKGTGNMELQLDRKLSNKRVFPAIDIVASSTRRDDLLMNKDVLQRVWIIRTHLADMNSVEAMEFLQERMRHTKNNEEFLVTMNS, encoded by the coding sequence ATGCAAGAAAAGCTAAATCTTGAAGAGATGCGCTTGCCAGAGTTGCGTAAATACGCAAGTACTCTTAAAATAAAAAACGCATCTTCATTTCGCAAAACAGACCTTTTGCAAGAAATAAAAAATGTATTGTCAAAACAATCAGTAGTTGATACTCCAGCTAAAAAAGTTGCTGAGGAAAAAGAAGCTATTTCTGATTATGTTGTAGATAATAAAGAAAGTTCTGAAAAGCAAGTCAAACGCAAAAGAATTAACAATAGCAAGATAATCTCTGATGCCGCAGATGTTGCTGTTAAAGAACCAGAGCAAAAGCTAAGTGTTGAAAAAACAGTAACGGAAGAGAAAATTTCTTTAAATCCTGAAGCAAAGGTGCCTAAAAGTGAGCAAATTATTAAAAATAAATCGCAGAAAGATTACAACAGTAAAGACTTTACATTTAAAAAGAAAAAACCTTGGGCTAAGGATAATTTTGTAGTAGGCAAACATAAGGAGCAAGCAAATGTGTCTCCGCAAGATGAAATTTTGCTTCCATTTGATGATATTGATGAAACAAGAGACGAAAATGGAAAAAATATAGATACAATTCAGCCTGCGGAAGCAACTTCTTCTGTTGAAAAAAATAATCAGGAAAAACAGCCTGTAGCAACGCCTCAGCAAAACAACAAAGCACATCAAGAGTTTTTCAAATTAGATGGTGTGGTTAATGCAGAAGGGGTGTTGGAGCTTGTTTCAGAAGGATATGGTTTTTTGCGTTCTTCCGACTATAATTATATAAATTCTCCTGACGATGTTTACGTGGGACAAGGTTTAATAAAAATGTTTGGTCTTAAAACAGGCGATACAATTGAGTGTTCGATTCGTCCGCCAAGAGATGGGGAAAAATATTTTACCGCTGTAAAAATTATAAATGTAAATGGCATCGAAGCTGAAAAAATAAGAGACCGCATCCCTTTCGACTTCCTTACACCGCTGTTTCCATCAAAGAAATTTAATCTAACTGGACATCCTGAGGAAACATTAACAAGTCGTATAATTGACTTGTTCTCGCCGATAGGTAAAGGGCAAAGAGGATTAATCGTTGCTCAGCCAAAAACAGGTAAAACCGTTATTTTAAAAGAATTGGCAAATGCTATAGCATATAATCACCCTGAAGTTTATTTGATAATTTTGCTGATAGACGAAAGACCTGAAGAAGTAACCGATATGCAGCGCAGTGTTAGAGCGGAAGTTATTGCTTCTACATTTGACGAACCTGCTGAAAAGCATGTTAAAATTGCAAATATCGTTCTTGAAAAAGCTAAAAGACTGGTTGAAAGCGGTCATGATGTTGTTATTCTTCTCGACTCTATTACAAGATTGGCAAGAGCATATAACACAGTGGCTCCAGCAAGTGGTAAAGTGCTTTCTGGTGGTGTTGAGTCCAATGCTTTGCAAAAGCCTAAAAGATTTTTTGGCGCAGCTCGCCAAATAGAGAATGGTGGCTCGCTTACAATAATTGCTACAGCTCTTATTGATACTGGTTCTAAGATGGACGAAGTTATTTTTGAAGAATTTAAAGGAACTGGAAATATGGAGCTGCAACTCGACCGTAAATTATCAAATAAAAGAGTGTTCCCTGCAATTGATATTGTAGCTTCAAGTACAAGACGAGACGATTTGCTTATGAATAAAGATGTTTTGCAGCGTGTTTGGATTATTCGTACGCACTTAGCAGACATGAACTCAGTTGAAGCAATGGAGTTTTTACAAGAAAGAATGAGACACACAAAAAACAATGAAGAGTTCTTAGTAACTATGAATTCTTAA
- the rimO gene encoding 30S ribosomal protein S12 methylthiotransferase RimO has protein sequence MKTESIGIITMGCPKNMVDSEKIAAAIRKAGLNVEHEDAEAKIILINTCAFINDAKEESINEILFHVERKKNDENVKVFVFGCMAQRYKDELKKEIPEVDGYFNFDEVNKLIELLTKDKTMPEIDRVLSTPTHYAYLKISEGCNRTCSFCAIPKIRGKMVSVPEEKLLEEAKMLAEKGVKELIIIAQDTVSYGIDIYGEKRIAKLLNKVSKIDGIEWIRLMYTYPAGFPGDLIDEIASNPKILKYIDIPLQHINSDILKSMNRAIDKEGVELLIEKLRKKIPNLAIRSTFIVGYPGEKAKDFLELANFIKKARFERFGVFAYSPEEDTPAFVLPDNVSAKVKMKRMSDLLQIHEKINIEQNNLLIGKKIEVIIDDFSEDEKCFLGRTSSDAPEIDNIVIIYTSKKLNIGDIVSVKVTSIGVFEIICEY, from the coding sequence ATGAAAACCGAAAGCATTGGAATAATTACAATGGGCTGTCCCAAAAATATGGTTGATAGCGAAAAAATAGCTGCTGCAATTCGAAAAGCAGGCTTAAATGTGGAACACGAAGATGCAGAAGCTAAAATAATATTGATAAATACTTGTGCTTTTATTAATGACGCAAAAGAAGAGTCAATAAATGAAATATTGTTTCATGTAGAGCGAAAAAAAAATGATGAAAATGTAAAAGTTTTTGTCTTTGGCTGCATGGCTCAGAGATATAAAGATGAGTTGAAAAAAGAAATTCCGGAAGTTGATGGCTATTTTAATTTTGATGAAGTTAACAAGCTAATAGAATTGCTTACAAAAGATAAAACAATGCCTGAAATTGACCGCGTTTTGTCCACTCCAACTCATTATGCGTATCTTAAAATTTCAGAAGGTTGTAATAGAACATGCAGCTTTTGTGCAATTCCGAAAATCAGAGGTAAAATGGTTTCCGTTCCCGAAGAGAAATTGCTCGAAGAAGCAAAAATGCTTGCCGAAAAAGGAGTGAAGGAACTTATTATTATAGCGCAAGACACAGTAAGTTACGGAATTGACATTTATGGCGAAAAACGAATTGCAAAACTTTTAAATAAAGTTTCAAAAATAGACGGGATAGAGTGGATAAGGCTTATGTACACATATCCAGCGGGTTTCCCTGGTGATTTAATAGATGAAATAGCAAGTAATCCGAAGATTTTAAAATATATAGACATCCCGTTGCAGCATATAAATTCGGATATTTTAAAAAGCATGAATCGTGCAATTGACAAAGAAGGTGTTGAACTTTTAATTGAAAAATTAAGAAAAAAAATTCCAAATCTTGCTATTAGAAGCACTTTTATTGTCGGTTATCCGGGCGAAAAAGCAAAGGATTTTCTTGAATTGGCAAATTTTATTAAAAAAGCTAGATTTGAAAGATTTGGCGTGTTCGCTTATTCTCCCGAAGAAGATACTCCTGCTTTCGTTTTGCCTGACAATGTGTCTGCTAAAGTGAAAATGAAAAGAATGTCAGACTTATTGCAAATTCATGAAAAAATTAATATTGAGCAAAATAACTTATTAATAGGTAAAAAAATCGAAGTTATTATTGATGATTTTTCTGAAGATGAAAAATGCTTTTTAGGTCGCACAAGCTCTGATGCTCCGGAAATTGACAATATTGTAATAATTTACACTTCAAAAAAGTTAAATATTGGTGATATTGTTAGCGTGAAAGTTACTTCAATAGGAGTATTTGAAATAATTTGTGAATATTAA
- the ftsY gene encoding signal recognition particle-docking protein FtsY, which produces MALFGIFGKEKKESLDNGLQKTRESVFSRLSRAIIGKSKVDDDVLDKLEEALILSDVGVETTLKIIERIEKRVQRDKYVGVDELNSILRDEIVQMLNEKKKDDFDKISETSTHVILVVGVNGVGKTTTIGKLAYRFKNSGKSVVIGAADTFRAAAVDQLKVWAERAGVDIVEKGMNADPASVAYETASYAKNKGYQVAIIDTAGRLHNKVNLMNELGKIKKVIQKVFPDANIEVLLVLDASTGQNAFEQAKQFTAVTDVNALALTKLDGTAKGGVVIGISDRFNIPVKYIGIGEQIDDIQVFDSTEFVDSLFKK; this is translated from the coding sequence ATGGCATTATTTGGCATTTTTGGAAAAGAAAAGAAAGAGAGTCTAGATAACGGATTGCAAAAAACAAGAGAAAGCGTTTTTTCGCGTTTGTCAAGAGCAATTATTGGGAAATCAAAAGTAGATGACGATGTTCTTGATAAATTAGAAGAAGCCTTGATTTTGTCCGATGTTGGCGTAGAAACAACTTTAAAAATTATTGAACGTATCGAAAAACGTGTTCAGCGAGATAAATATGTTGGTGTTGATGAATTGAACAGCATTCTGCGTGATGAAATTGTGCAAATGCTAAATGAAAAGAAAAAAGATGATTTTGATAAAATAAGCGAAACATCAACGCATGTTATTTTAGTGGTGGGCGTTAATGGCGTAGGCAAGACAACAACGATTGGCAAACTCGCATACAGATTTAAAAATTCAGGCAAATCTGTTGTTATCGGTGCTGCCGACACATTTCGCGCTGCGGCTGTAGATCAATTGAAGGTGTGGGCAGAGCGAGCAGGCGTGGATATTGTTGAAAAAGGAATGAATGCCGATCCGGCTTCTGTGGCATATGAAACAGCGTCTTATGCTAAGAATAAAGGCTATCAGGTTGCAATTATTGATACCGCAGGACGATTGCACAATAAGGTAAACTTGATGAATGAGCTTGGTAAAATAAAAAAAGTTATTCAAAAAGTTTTTCCAGATGCAAATATTGAAGTTTTGCTTGTGCTCGACGCTTCTACAGGGCAAAATGCTTTTGAACAAGCGAAGCAGTTTACAGCCGTAACTGACGTAAATGCTCTTGCATTGACCAAACTTGATGGAACGGCAAAAGGCGGAGTGGTTATTGGAATTTCTGACAGATTTAATATTCCTGTGAAATATATTGGTATAGGCGAGCAGATTGATGATATACAAGTTTTTGACAGTACGGAATTTGTAGATAGCTTGTTTAAGAAGTAA
- the gcvP gene encoding aminomethyl-transferring glycine dehydrogenase, with protein MITNNFTFRHIGPSEAEKKELLSAIGVNSGEELIGKIIPKNILNPNDLRIGQGLNEYETQNLLRELGAKNKIYKSYIGMGYYGSILPGVILRNILESPGWYTSYTPYQAEISQGRLEALLNFQTVVSDLTGMPISNASLLDEATAAAEAMIMAFNCRKRDKVKAEANQFFVSSSLFPQSIDVIKTRALPLGIDVVVGCANSYEFNDKTFGAIVQYPNQFGNIRDYSEFAKKAHENDSLFIVACDILALTLLTPPGEWGADIVVGSTQRFGIPMGFGGPSAAFLATREEFIRNMPGRIIGISKDALDNKALRMTLQTREQHIKRERATSNICTAQALLAIMAGMYATYHGPEGLKQIARHINILTGVLNNEVQKLGYKQLNENFFDTLKIEIPENVSINSIRNAALENKMNFRYIDDKNIGISLDETTTLSDVNTILKIFAKAANKEFKEFVCNPTECQKISTFESKFVRQSQYMTNKVFHSYRNETDMMRYMTNLRNKDLALDRCMIPLGSCTMKLNAATELFHLSWPEFANIHPFVPSDQAEGYLALLNELETLLAEITGFDRVSFQPNSGAAGEYAGLMVIKAFHKNNGEENRNICLIPSSAHGTNPASAAMAGMKIVIVKADSNGNIDVEDLRQKAELHSKDLGALMITYPSTHGIFEESVKEIMDIIHKNGGQVYMDGANMNAQVGHTSPGFIGADVCHLNLHKTFAIPHGGGGPGVGPIGVAKHLSPYLPGHTQVKTGGEKAISAVSASPFGSAYVIPISYAYIKLMGAKGLKLATEFAIINANYLMKKLESEFRIYYKGKNGFVAHEFILDCNPFHKIGITETDIAKRLMDYGFHAPTLSFPVHGTLMIEPTESEPLSELNRFVDAMLSIREEIREIENGVADKTNNVLKNAPHTIEMITSDNWNFPYSREKAAQLNKNILKYWPTVTRIDDAFGDRNVSCVRTDE; from the coding sequence ATGATAACTAACAATTTCACATTTAGACACATAGGACCTTCTGAAGCTGAGAAGAAGGAGCTACTTTCTGCTATTGGAGTTAATTCCGGCGAAGAATTAATTGGAAAAATTATTCCAAAAAACATTTTAAACCCAAATGATTTACGCATTGGACAAGGTTTAAACGAATATGAAACTCAAAATTTGCTCAGAGAACTTGGGGCAAAAAACAAAATTTACAAATCATATATTGGCATGGGTTATTACGGCTCGATATTGCCGGGAGTGATTTTACGCAATATCCTTGAAAGTCCGGGTTGGTACACAAGCTACACCCCATACCAAGCTGAAATCAGCCAAGGAAGATTAGAAGCGTTATTAAATTTTCAGACTGTTGTATCTGATTTAACAGGTATGCCTATTTCAAACGCATCATTGCTAGATGAAGCAACTGCTGCTGCCGAAGCTATGATAATGGCTTTCAATTGCAGAAAGCGAGACAAAGTAAAAGCCGAAGCTAACCAATTCTTTGTTTCTAGCAGCCTGTTCCCACAAAGCATAGATGTAATCAAAACAAGAGCATTACCTCTCGGAATTGATGTAGTTGTAGGCTGCGCTAATTCTTATGAATTTAATGACAAAACTTTTGGAGCAATTGTTCAATATCCAAATCAATTTGGTAATATTAGAGATTATTCAGAATTTGCGAAAAAAGCTCACGAAAATGATTCTTTATTCATCGTTGCTTGCGACATTCTTGCTCTTACGCTGCTCACTCCTCCCGGAGAATGGGGTGCAGACATTGTTGTAGGCTCTACACAACGCTTTGGAATTCCTATGGGCTTCGGCGGACCTTCTGCTGCATTTTTAGCAACCCGCGAAGAATTTATTAGAAATATGCCCGGAAGAATTATCGGCATTTCTAAAGATGCTTTAGATAATAAAGCGTTGAGAATGACCTTGCAAACAAGAGAGCAACACATTAAGAGAGAAAGAGCTACTTCAAATATATGTACTGCACAAGCTTTGTTGGCAATTATGGCTGGCATGTATGCTACATACCATGGTCCTGAAGGATTGAAGCAAATTGCAAGACATATAAATATTCTTACCGGTGTTTTAAACAATGAAGTTCAAAAACTTGGCTACAAGCAGCTAAACGAAAATTTCTTCGATACTTTAAAAATTGAAATTCCTGAAAATGTTAGCATAAATTCAATTAGAAATGCTGCTCTAGAAAACAAAATGAATTTCAGATATATAGATGACAAAAACATTGGAATTAGCCTTGACGAAACAACAACTCTATCTGATGTAAACACCATCTTGAAAATTTTTGCAAAAGCAGCAAATAAGGAATTTAAAGAATTTGTTTGCAACCCTACAGAATGTCAGAAAATTAGCACTTTTGAAAGCAAATTTGTAAGGCAAAGTCAATACATGACTAATAAAGTTTTCCATTCATATCGCAATGAAACAGATATGATGCGATATATGACAAATCTTAGAAACAAAGACCTTGCTCTAGACCGCTGTATGATTCCATTAGGCAGCTGCACAATGAAGCTCAATGCTGCAACTGAATTATTCCATCTAAGCTGGCCAGAGTTTGCAAATATTCACCCATTTGTTCCATCAGATCAGGCTGAAGGCTACTTGGCTCTATTAAACGAATTAGAAACTTTGTTAGCTGAAATAACAGGCTTTGACAGAGTTAGCTTCCAACCAAACAGTGGCGCTGCTGGCGAATATGCTGGGCTAATGGTTATCAAAGCATTCCATAAAAACAATGGCGAAGAAAATAGAAATATTTGCTTAATTCCAAGCTCTGCTCACGGCACTAATCCTGCTAGTGCAGCTATGGCTGGAATGAAAATAGTTATCGTAAAAGCCGACAGCAATGGCAATATTGACGTTGAAGATTTAAGGCAAAAAGCAGAATTACATTCCAAAGACTTAGGCGCTCTTATGATTACATATCCTTCAACTCATGGTATTTTTGAGGAATCTGTAAAAGAAATTATGGATATTATTCATAAAAATGGCGGACAAGTTTATATGGACGGTGCAAACATGAATGCACAAGTAGGACACACAAGCCCCGGATTCATTGGAGCCGATGTTTGCCATCTAAATCTACATAAAACCTTTGCTATTCCTCATGGTGGCGGCGGACCCGGCGTTGGACCAATTGGTGTTGCAAAGCATTTGTCACCATACTTGCCAGGACATACACAAGTAAAAACTGGTGGCGAAAAGGCAATTTCAGCAGTTTCAGCATCTCCATTTGGCAGTGCATACGTAATTCCAATTTCTTATGCTTACATAAAGCTGATGGGAGCTAAAGGTTTGAAATTGGCAACAGAATTTGCTATAATAAATGCAAACTATTTAATGAAAAAACTCGAAAGCGAATTTAGAATTTATTACAAAGGCAAAAACGGTTTTGTAGCTCATGAGTTTATTTTAGATTGCAATCCTTTCCATAAAATTGGCATTACTGAAACAGACATTGCTAAGCGACTTATGGATTATGGCTTCCACGCTCCAACATTGAGCTTCCCTGTTCACGGAACATTAATGATAGAGCCAACAGAAAGCGAACCACTAAGTGAATTAAATCGTTTTGTCGACGCAATGCTTTCGATAAGAGAAGAAATAAGAGAAATAGAAAATGGTGTTGCAGATAAAACTAACAATGTTTTAAAAAATGCTCCTCACACCATAGAAATGATTACCTCTGATAATTGGAACTTCCCATATTCAAGAGAAAAGGCAGCTCAATTAAATAAAAATATCCTAAAATACTGGCCCACAGTAACAAGAATTGATGATGCTTTTGGAGACCGTAACGTTTCTTGCGTTCGCACAGACGAATAA
- a CDS encoding cell division protein ZapA, whose product MGKVKSIIISIADKNYTLSIKEEDEIIIRSAAELINNKISDFSKNYIGKDKQDILAMILLQTSAELLKKENIGYTDDGIFSRLNEINQLLKEAV is encoded by the coding sequence ATGGGCAAGGTGAAAAGTATTATAATATCAATAGCAGACAAAAATTATACACTTTCTATAAAAGAGGAAGATGAAATTATAATAAGAAGTGCCGCAGAACTAATAAATAACAAAATATCCGATTTTTCAAAAAATTATATCGGAAAAGACAAACAAGACATACTGGCAATGATACTACTACAAACTTCTGCAGAACTTCTTAAAAAAGAAAATATAGGATATACCGATGATGGAATTTTTTCTCGGTTAAATGAAATTAATCAACTGCTAAAAGAAGCAGTATAG